The following proteins are co-located in the Streptomyces sp. NBC_01198 genome:
- the acnA gene encoding aconitate hydratase AcnA: MSANSFDARSTLQVGDESYEIFRLDKVEGSARLPYSLKVLLENLLRTEDGANITAAHIRAVGGWDSQAQPSQEIQFTPARVIMQDFTGVPCVVDLATMREAVKELGGDPARINPLAPAELVIDHSVIADRFGTPESFAQNVELEYGRNKERYQFLRWGQTAFDEFKVVPPGTGIVHQVNIEHLARTVMVRNGQAYPDTLVGTDSHTTMVNGLGVLGWGVGGIEAEAAMLGQPVSMLIPRVVGFKLTGELPAGTTATDLVLTITEMLRGHGVVGKFVEFYGEGVGATSLANRATIGNMSPEFGSTAAIFPIDAETIKYLKLTGRSEQQVALVEAYAREQGLWLDPAAEPDYSEKLELDLSTVVPSIAGPKRPQDRIVLARAAEQFAVDVRNYVTDDEEAGKESFPASDSPATHNGVPSKPTPVTAEDGSSYELDHGAVTVAAITSCTNTSNPYVMVAAALVAKKAVEKGLTRKPWVKTTLAPGSKVVTDYFDKAGLTPYLDKLGFNLVGYGCTTCIGNSGPLPEEVSKAVNEADLAVAAVLSGNRNFEGRINPDVKMNYLASPPLVVAYAIAGSMRMDITREALGTDQDGKPVHLEDIWPTEAEVNDVVASAIGEDMFRSSYSDVFAGDAQWQALPIPTGNTFEWDPQSTYVRKPPYFEGMGMDPEPVTDISGARVLAKLGDSVTTDHISPAGAIKADTPAGQYLTEHGVQRRDFNSYGSRRGNHEVMIRGTFANIRLRNQIAPGTEGGFTRDFTRPEAPVAFIYDASRNYIEQGTPLVVLAGKEYGSGSSRDWAAKGTALLGVKAVIAESYERIHRSNLIGMGVLPLQFPEGATAVTLGLTGEETYSFTGVTALNDGSTPRTVKVSTDTGVEFDAVVRIDTPGEADYYRNGGIMQYVLRSLIRQ; this comes from the coding sequence GTGTCGGCGAACAGCTTCGACGCCCGCAGCACACTGCAGGTGGGCGACGAGTCGTACGAGATCTTCCGGCTGGACAAGGTGGAGGGCTCCGCCCGGCTGCCGTACAGCCTGAAGGTGCTGCTGGAGAATCTGCTCCGCACCGAGGACGGCGCGAACATCACCGCCGCGCACATCCGGGCCGTCGGCGGCTGGGACTCGCAGGCGCAGCCGAGCCAGGAGATCCAGTTCACGCCGGCCCGGGTGATCATGCAGGACTTCACCGGTGTGCCGTGCGTGGTGGACCTGGCCACCATGCGCGAGGCGGTGAAGGAGCTGGGCGGCGACCCGGCCCGGATCAACCCGCTGGCACCGGCCGAGCTGGTCATCGACCACTCGGTGATCGCCGACCGCTTCGGCACCCCCGAGTCCTTCGCGCAGAACGTCGAGCTGGAGTACGGCCGCAACAAGGAGCGGTACCAGTTCCTGCGCTGGGGCCAGACCGCCTTCGACGAGTTCAAGGTCGTCCCGCCCGGCACCGGCATCGTTCACCAGGTGAACATCGAGCACCTCGCCCGTACCGTCATGGTCAGGAACGGCCAGGCCTACCCGGACACCCTGGTGGGCACCGACTCGCACACCACCATGGTCAACGGCCTCGGCGTGCTCGGCTGGGGCGTCGGCGGCATCGAGGCGGAGGCCGCGATGCTCGGCCAGCCGGTGTCGATGCTCATCCCGCGGGTGGTCGGCTTCAAGCTGACCGGCGAGCTGCCGGCCGGCACCACCGCCACCGACCTGGTGCTCACCATCACCGAGATGCTGCGCGGGCACGGGGTGGTCGGCAAGTTCGTGGAGTTCTACGGCGAGGGCGTCGGCGCCACCTCGCTGGCCAACCGGGCCACCATCGGCAACATGTCGCCGGAGTTCGGCTCCACCGCGGCGATCTTCCCGATCGATGCCGAGACCATCAAGTACCTGAAGCTGACCGGCCGCTCCGAGCAGCAGGTGGCGCTCGTCGAGGCGTACGCCAGGGAGCAGGGCCTGTGGCTGGACCCGGCCGCCGAGCCGGACTACTCCGAGAAGCTGGAGCTCGACCTGTCGACGGTCGTGCCCTCCATCGCCGGGCCCAAGCGCCCGCAGGACCGGATCGTGCTGGCCCGGGCCGCCGAGCAGTTCGCCGTCGACGTGCGCAACTACGTGACCGACGACGAGGAGGCGGGCAAGGAGTCCTTCCCGGCCTCGGACTCCCCGGCCACCCACAACGGCGTGCCGAGCAAGCCGACCCCGGTCACCGCCGAGGACGGCAGCAGCTACGAGCTCGACCACGGCGCGGTCACCGTCGCCGCCATCACCTCCTGCACCAACACCTCGAACCCGTACGTGATGGTGGCCGCCGCGCTGGTGGCCAAGAAGGCGGTCGAGAAGGGCCTGACCCGCAAGCCCTGGGTCAAGACCACGCTGGCCCCCGGCTCCAAGGTCGTCACCGACTACTTCGACAAGGCCGGCCTGACCCCGTATCTGGACAAGCTGGGCTTCAACCTGGTCGGTTACGGCTGCACCACCTGCATCGGCAACTCGGGCCCGCTGCCCGAGGAGGTCTCCAAGGCGGTCAACGAGGCCGACCTGGCGGTCGCCGCCGTGCTGTCCGGCAACCGGAACTTCGAGGGCCGGATCAACCCGGACGTCAAGATGAACTACCTGGCCTCCCCGCCGCTGGTCGTCGCGTACGCCATCGCGGGCTCGATGCGGATGGACATCACCCGGGAGGCGCTGGGCACCGACCAGGACGGCAAGCCGGTCCACCTGGAGGACATCTGGCCGACCGAGGCCGAGGTCAACGACGTGGTCGCCTCGGCGATCGGCGAGGACATGTTCCGCAGCTCCTACAGCGACGTCTTCGCCGGCGACGCCCAGTGGCAGGCGCTGCCGATCCCGACCGGCAACACCTTCGAGTGGGACCCGCAGTCCACCTACGTCCGCAAGCCCCCGTACTTCGAGGGCATGGGCATGGACCCCGAGCCGGTCACCGACATCAGCGGCGCCCGGGTGCTGGCCAAGCTCGGCGACTCGGTCACCACCGACCACATCTCGCCGGCCGGCGCGATCAAGGCCGACACCCCGGCCGGGCAGTACCTGACGGAGCACGGCGTGCAGCGCCGCGACTTCAACAGCTACGGCTCGCGCCGCGGCAACCACGAGGTCATGATCCGCGGCACCTTCGCCAACATCCGGCTGCGCAACCAGATCGCCCCGGGCACCGAGGGCGGCTTCACGCGCGACTTCACCCGGCCCGAGGCGCCGGTGGCCTTCATCTACGACGCCTCGCGCAACTACATCGAGCAGGGCACCCCGCTGGTCGTCCTGGCGGGCAAGGAGTACGGCTCGGGCTCGTCCCGCGACTGGGCCGCCAAGGGCACCGCGCTGCTCGGCGTCAAGGCGGTCATCGCCGAGTCCTACGAGCGCATCCACCGCTCCAACCTGATCGGCATGGGGGTGCTGCCGCTGCAGTTCCCCGAGGGCGCCACGGCGGTCACGCTGGGCCTGACGGGTGAGGAGACGTACTCCTTCACGGGCGTCACCGCGCTCAACGACGGCAGCACCCCGCGCACCGTCAAGGTCAGCACCGACACCGGTGTGGAGTTCGACGCGGTGGTCCGCATCGACACTCCGGGTGAAGCGGACTATTACCGCAACGGCGGCATCATGCAGTACGTCCTGCGTTCGCTCATCCGGCAGTAG
- a CDS encoding ArsR/SmtB family transcription factor, with translation MMTSVDTDLIRVLADPLRLRIVTLLARETLCTTHLVEETGAKQTNLSNHMKVLREAGVVDTEPCGRFVYYKLRPEVLAGLSEQFAALAESARTAAENKRACP, from the coding sequence ATGATGACATCAGTCGACACTGATCTGATCCGGGTTCTGGCCGATCCGCTCAGGCTGAGAATCGTGACCCTGCTCGCCCGCGAGACCCTGTGCACCACGCACCTGGTCGAGGAGACGGGCGCCAAGCAGACCAACCTGTCCAACCACATGAAGGTCCTGCGCGAGGCCGGGGTGGTGGACACCGAGCCCTGCGGCCGGTTCGTCTACTACAAGCTGCGTCCCGAGGTCCTGGCCGGGCTGTCCGAGCAGTTCGCTGCGCTCGCCGAGTCCGCCCGTACCGCTGCCGAGAACAAGAGGGCCTGCCCGTGA
- a CDS encoding COG4705 family protein: MTIPTTTVTPQGARGSRLLNKVPEVTVWFWIIKILCTTVGESFADYINTTLGFGLTSTMLLFTVVFVVALTIQFRTRRYSPFPYWLTVVVVSVTGTLYTDMLTDQLHVPLWLSSTVFSILLAIVFGVWWLRERTLSIHSITTFPREAFYWLTVLVTFALGTATGDWTLELTNWTPAKSVFLPLALIASIAGLWRFGANPVLSFWLAYILTRPLGANIGDWLASPKTPASAGEPVGLGLGTFATSLIFLSAILATVIYLAISRSDVAETHEITHEPSVITNPRKERIGLGAFGVLAAATVALMIWAHNQPHVTCDPTGQSETLPACPKAALTSSQAAAAVTKYENLAQKAIAQDRAGTAAASHATVQTMRDDWDADATSLQAVNNTTWTLLDKQMDAVLETYAIDHGKIKPAAPAEQEKQLDVLLGGLRSHHF, translated from the coding sequence ATGACAATTCCGACGACCACCGTGACCCCGCAAGGTGCCAGGGGAAGCCGCCTGCTGAACAAGGTGCCCGAGGTCACGGTCTGGTTCTGGATCATCAAGATCCTCTGCACGACCGTGGGCGAGAGTTTCGCCGACTACATCAACACCACGCTGGGCTTCGGTCTGACCAGCACGATGCTGTTGTTCACCGTGGTGTTCGTGGTCGCGCTGACGATCCAGTTCCGCACCAGGCGCTACAGTCCGTTCCCGTACTGGCTCACCGTCGTCGTGGTCAGCGTCACCGGCACCCTGTATACCGACATGCTCACCGACCAACTGCACGTCCCGCTGTGGCTGAGCTCGACGGTCTTCTCGATTCTGCTGGCGATCGTCTTCGGGGTGTGGTGGCTGCGCGAGCGGACCCTGTCCATCCACAGCATCACGACCTTCCCGCGAGAAGCCTTCTACTGGCTGACCGTCCTGGTGACGTTCGCGCTGGGCACGGCCACCGGGGACTGGACACTGGAGCTGACCAACTGGACGCCCGCGAAGTCGGTGTTCCTGCCCTTGGCCCTCATCGCGTCGATCGCCGGGCTGTGGCGGTTCGGCGCCAACCCGGTCCTGTCGTTCTGGCTGGCCTACATCCTCACCCGCCCGCTCGGTGCCAACATCGGTGACTGGCTTGCCTCACCGAAGACCCCGGCCAGCGCCGGCGAGCCCGTCGGACTGGGTCTGGGCACCTTCGCCACGAGCCTGATCTTCCTCAGCGCCATCCTGGCAACCGTCATCTACCTGGCGATCAGCCGCAGCGACGTCGCAGAGACCCACGAGATCACCCACGAACCGTCAGTGATCACCAACCCGCGCAAGGAACGCATCGGGCTGGGAGCCTTCGGCGTACTCGCCGCCGCCACCGTCGCGCTGATGATCTGGGCGCACAATCAGCCCCACGTCACCTGCGACCCGACCGGTCAGAGCGAGACGCTGCCGGCCTGCCCGAAGGCGGCCTTGACCAGCAGCCAGGCGGCCGCGGCGGTGACGAAGTACGAGAACCTCGCTCAGAAGGCGATCGCTCAGGACCGCGCCGGGACGGCCGCGGCCTCGCATGCCACCGTGCAGACGATGCGCGACGACTGGGACGCAGACGCCACCTCCCTGCAGGCGGTGAACAACACCACCTGGACCCTGCTCGACAAACAGATGGATGCCGTCCTCGAGACCTACGCCATCGACCACGGCAAGATCAAGCCGGCTGCGCCGGCCGAACAGGAAAAGCAACTCGACGTCCTGCTGGGCGGCCTCCGGAGCCACCACTTCTGA
- a CDS encoding MFS transporter has protein sequence MTHINTPQRGAATGTGDRSRPRAALPALCATQITSWGIVYYAFPVLNPQITHATGWPAGATTAAFSAALLVSAIAGIRVGRIIDQHGPRTVMTAGSGLGVLSILIVATAPNLPVFIAGWLLAGLAMAATFYQPAFAALTRWWRPDHIRALTTVTLAGGLASTVFAPLTAALADHLSWRNTYLVLAGTLAAITIPAHALALRAPWPDAPTSPAQTAAGAAEIGRSRPFLLLAAAFTLSGFAMYAVVIALVPLLLERGYTTTQAAWALGIGGAGQTAGRTLYAAIARRTTATARATILVALGALTTAAFAAVPGPYALILAVSVAAGMVRGNLTLLQATAVTDRWGTTHYGRLSGLLAAPATTAAALAPFAGAALVAPLSGYGPLFFLLASVSMAAALIAPWTATGAARRRPGRRPRSR, from the coding sequence GTGACCCACATCAACACCCCCCAGCGCGGGGCCGCGACCGGAACGGGGGACCGGTCGCGGCCCCGCGCCGCGCTGCCGGCGCTGTGCGCCACCCAGATCACCAGCTGGGGCATCGTCTACTACGCCTTCCCCGTGCTGAACCCGCAGATCACCCACGCCACCGGCTGGCCGGCCGGCGCGACCACCGCGGCGTTCTCCGCCGCCCTGCTCGTCTCCGCGATCGCCGGAATACGGGTCGGCCGGATCATCGACCAGCACGGCCCCCGCACCGTGATGACCGCCGGCTCGGGCCTGGGCGTGCTCAGCATCCTCATCGTGGCCACCGCACCCAACCTCCCCGTCTTCATCGCCGGTTGGCTGCTGGCCGGACTCGCGATGGCCGCCACCTTCTACCAGCCCGCCTTCGCCGCCCTCACCCGCTGGTGGAGACCCGACCACATCCGCGCCCTGACCACCGTCACCCTCGCTGGCGGCCTCGCCTCCACCGTCTTCGCACCCCTCACGGCCGCCCTCGCCGACCACCTGTCCTGGCGCAACACCTACCTCGTGCTCGCCGGCACCCTCGCCGCCATCACCATCCCCGCCCACGCCCTGGCCCTGCGCGCACCCTGGCCCGACGCCCCAACCAGCCCTGCACAAACGGCCGCAGGTGCTGCCGAGATCGGGCGCAGCCGGCCGTTCCTGCTGCTCGCCGCCGCCTTCACCCTGTCGGGCTTCGCGATGTACGCCGTCGTCATCGCCCTCGTCCCCCTCCTCCTGGAACGCGGATACACCACCACCCAGGCTGCCTGGGCACTGGGCATCGGCGGCGCAGGACAAACTGCCGGCCGCACCCTGTACGCCGCGATCGCCCGGCGCACCACCGCCACGGCCCGCGCAACGATCCTGGTCGCCCTCGGCGCACTGACCACCGCCGCCTTCGCCGCCGTCCCCGGCCCGTACGCCCTGATCCTCGCCGTGTCGGTCGCGGCCGGCATGGTCCGCGGCAACCTCACCCTCCTCCAGGCCACCGCTGTCACCGACCGCTGGGGCACCACCCACTACGGGCGCCTGTCCGGACTCCTCGCGGCACCCGCAACCACCGCCGCAGCCCTCGCACCGTTCGCCGGCGCCGCCCTGGTCGCGCCCCTCAGCGGATACGGACCACTCTTCTTCCTCCTGGCCTCCGTCTCCATGGCCGCCGCGCTCATCGCACCGTGGACAGCCACCGGAGCCGCACGCCGCCGACCGGGACGACGGCCCCGCAGCCGTTGA
- a CDS encoding SDR family NAD(P)-dependent oxidoreductase produces the protein MGTLDGKAVLITGTGGGQGRVASLVFAREGARIIGADIQEAGNAETVELVRRAGGEMTGIAPVDLTDEDQVRRFVERAASAYGGLDVVYNNAAMQRFGPIPDFSFEDWRATLAGELDIPFLVSKYAWPHLVRRGGGVIINVASEAGLIAGHNPPMIAHTAANAGVIGMTRQLALEGAPQGIRAVAISPGPVLTPASDRDLGDNQAARDAITRKTLLKRFARPEEIVELAAFLASDRASYITGANYAVDGGATAW, from the coding sequence ATGGGAACGCTCGACGGGAAAGCAGTGCTCATCACGGGAACCGGCGGGGGTCAGGGCCGAGTCGCCTCGCTGGTCTTCGCGCGGGAGGGCGCACGGATCATCGGCGCCGACATCCAGGAGGCCGGCAACGCGGAGACGGTCGAGCTCGTGCGGAGGGCGGGCGGGGAGATGACGGGGATCGCCCCGGTCGACCTCACCGACGAGGACCAGGTGCGTCGCTTCGTCGAGCGGGCCGCGTCCGCCTACGGCGGGCTCGACGTCGTCTACAACAACGCGGCCATGCAGCGCTTCGGCCCCATACCGGACTTCTCCTTCGAGGACTGGCGCGCGACACTGGCCGGTGAACTCGACATCCCCTTCCTCGTGTCGAAGTACGCCTGGCCCCATCTCGTCCGGCGCGGCGGCGGCGTGATCATCAACGTCGCTTCGGAGGCGGGCCTCATCGCCGGCCACAATCCGCCGATGATCGCCCACACCGCCGCCAACGCCGGCGTCATCGGCATGACCCGCCAGCTGGCGCTGGAGGGCGCGCCCCAGGGGATCCGTGCGGTGGCGATCAGCCCGGGTCCGGTCCTGACCCCGGCCAGTGACCGCGACCTCGGCGACAACCAGGCGGCCCGAGACGCGATCACCAGGAAGACGCTGCTCAAGCGGTTCGCCCGCCCCGAGGAGATCGTCGAACTGGCGGCCTTCCTCGCCTCGGATCGGGCCTCCTACATCACCGGCGCGAACTACGCCGTCGACGGCGGAGCAACCGCCTGGTAG
- the arsB gene encoding ACR3 family arsenite efflux transporter — translation MTSTESTTAPAQGAAPVAGEDSIVRKLSTLDRFLAVWVLIAMGVGIGLGRAIPGLNSALAKVEIGGVSLPIAVGLLIMMYPVLAKVRYDRLDRVTGDKKLMVSSLVINWIVGPAVMFALAWIFLSDLPAYRTGLIIVGLARCIAMVIIWNDLACGDREAAAVLVALNSVFQVLAFSLLGWLYLDGLPRWLGLGDGQGLNVPVWKIAVNVVVFLGIPLLAGFLTRRIGEQKMGRESYETKFLPRIGPWALYGLLFTIVILFALQGKTITHQPGDVARIALPLLVYFAIMFFGAFLLGKGLGLVYDRTATLAFTAAGNNFELAIAVAIATFGVTSGQALSGVVGPLIEVPVLIGLVYVALAWRKRFAADAVTTAP, via the coding sequence GTGACCTCCACCGAGTCCACCACCGCCCCCGCCCAAGGCGCCGCCCCGGTTGCCGGGGAGGACTCGATCGTCAGAAAGCTCTCCACCCTGGACCGCTTCCTCGCGGTGTGGGTCCTGATCGCCATGGGCGTCGGGATCGGTCTGGGCCGGGCGATCCCCGGGCTGAACAGCGCCCTGGCCAAGGTGGAGATCGGCGGTGTCTCCCTGCCCATCGCGGTCGGCCTGCTGATCATGATGTATCCGGTGCTGGCCAAGGTCCGCTACGACCGCCTCGACCGCGTCACCGGCGACAAGAAGCTGATGGTCTCCTCGCTGGTCATCAACTGGATCGTTGGGCCGGCGGTGATGTTCGCCCTGGCATGGATCTTCCTGTCGGACCTGCCCGCCTACCGCACCGGCCTGATCATCGTCGGCCTGGCCCGCTGCATCGCCATGGTCATCATCTGGAACGACCTCGCCTGCGGCGACCGGGAGGCAGCAGCCGTCCTGGTCGCGCTGAACTCCGTCTTCCAGGTCCTCGCGTTCAGCCTGCTGGGCTGGCTCTACCTCGACGGCCTGCCGAGGTGGCTCGGGCTCGGCGACGGCCAGGGCCTGAACGTGCCGGTGTGGAAGATCGCGGTCAACGTCGTGGTGTTCCTCGGCATCCCGCTGCTGGCCGGGTTCCTGACCCGCCGGATCGGCGAGCAGAAGATGGGCCGCGAGAGCTACGAGACCAAGTTCCTGCCGCGGATCGGGCCGTGGGCGCTGTACGGGTTGCTGTTCACGATCGTCATCCTCTTCGCCCTCCAGGGAAAGACGATCACCCACCAGCCCGGCGACGTCGCCCGCATCGCCCTGCCGCTGCTCGTCTACTTCGCGATCATGTTCTTCGGCGCGTTCCTCCTCGGCAAGGGCCTGGGACTGGTCTACGACCGGACCGCGACACTGGCGTTCACCGCGGCGGGCAACAACTTCGAGCTGGCCATCGCGGTCGCCATCGCCACCTTCGGCGTCACCTCCGGCCAGGCCCTGTCCGGCGTCGTCGGCCCGCTGATCGAAGTACCGGTCCTGATCGGCCTGGTCTACGTCGCACTCGCCTGGCGCAAGAGGTTCGCTGCGGACGCGGTGACGACGGCACCGTGA
- a CDS encoding GNAT family N-acetyltransferase, which produces MDEGNATFETTAPTWAQCDAAKLLGHRFAALDTDGRLLGWDAAARVSERRAYAGVVEHSVYVHPAACGRGVAGQLLAALIHSTEAAGIWTIQSGIFPENAASLAVHTRAGFRVIGTRERVGRHHDVWRNVVLVERRSPRIT; this is translated from the coding sequence ATCGACGAGGGCAACGCCACTTTCGAGACCACCGCGCCGACGTGGGCGCAGTGCGACGCCGCGAAGCTGCTCGGGCACCGCTTCGCCGCGCTCGACACCGACGGCAGGCTGCTCGGCTGGGACGCCGCCGCCCGCGTCTCGGAGCGCCGCGCGTACGCAGGCGTCGTCGAGCACTCCGTCTACGTCCACCCCGCCGCCTGCGGCCGCGGTGTCGCCGGGCAGCTCCTGGCCGCGCTGATCCACTCGACGGAGGCGGCGGGGATCTGGACGATCCAGTCCGGGATCTTCCCCGAGAACGCCGCCAGCCTCGCCGTCCACACGCGGGCCGGCTTCCGGGTCATCGGCACCCGCGAGCGCGTCGGCCGCCACCACGACGTGTGGCGCAACGTCGTGCTGGTGGAGCGCCGCAGCCCGCGGATCACCTGA
- a CDS encoding arsenate reductase ArsC: protein MSDKPSVLFVCVHNAGRSQMAAAWLAHLAGDRVEVRSAGSNPGDAVNPAAVAAMAEVGIDISTETPKILTIDAVQESDVCITMGCGDTCPVFPGKRYLDWDLEDPAGQGVEAVRPIRDDIKTLVEGLIKEIAPEPAA, encoded by the coding sequence ATGTCCGACAAGCCTTCCGTCCTGTTCGTCTGCGTTCACAACGCCGGCCGCTCGCAGATGGCCGCCGCCTGGCTGGCCCATCTGGCCGGAGACCGCGTCGAAGTCCGCTCCGCCGGCTCCAACCCGGGCGACGCGGTGAACCCCGCCGCCGTCGCGGCCATGGCCGAGGTCGGCATCGACATCTCGACCGAGACCCCCAAGATCCTCACCATCGACGCGGTGCAGGAGTCCGACGTCTGCATCACCATGGGCTGCGGCGACACCTGCCCCGTCTTCCCTGGCAAGCGCTACCTCGACTGGGACCTCGAAGACCCCGCCGGGCAGGGCGTCGAGGCCGTCCGCCCGATCCGCGACGACATCAAGACCCTCGTCGAGGGCCTGATCAAGGAGATCGCCCCGGAGCCCGCAGCGTGA
- a CDS encoding helix-turn-helix domain-containing protein: MTDDYLARIGRLIRDARQHRGWTQTHLADALGTSQSAVNRIERGNQNISLEMIARIGEALDSEIVSLGYSGPMHLRVVGGRRLSGAIDVKTSKNACVALLCATLLNAGRTTLRRVARIEEVYRILEVLGSIGVRTRWINDGNDLEIVPPATLDLDAMDTEAARRTRSVIMFLGPLLHRTDRFRIPYAGGCDLGTRTVQPHMNALRHFGLDVTATDGSYHAEVTGGIAPHRPIVLTERGDTVTENALLAAARYEGVTVIRNASSNYMVQDLCFFLEELGVRVEGIGTTTLTVHGVADIDRDVDYAPSEDPVEAMSLLAAAVVTESELTIRRAPIEFLEIELAVLEEMGLDFEITPEYRADNGRTRLVDLTVRPSKLRSPIDKIHPMPFPGLNIDNVPFFAAIAATAQGSTLIHDWVYDNRAIYLTELTRLGASVKLLDPHRIMVDGPTRWRASEMMCPPALRPAVVVLLAMMAAEGTSVLRNVYVINRGYEDLAERLNTIGAQIEIFRDI, from the coding sequence ATGACCGACGACTACCTCGCACGTATCGGCAGGCTCATCAGGGACGCCCGACAGCATCGGGGCTGGACACAGACGCATCTCGCGGACGCGCTCGGCACCAGCCAGAGCGCGGTGAACCGCATCGAGCGGGGCAATCAGAACATCAGCCTTGAGATGATCGCCAGGATCGGCGAGGCCCTGGACAGCGAGATCGTCTCGCTCGGCTACTCCGGACCCATGCACCTGCGGGTGGTCGGCGGCCGCCGGCTGTCGGGCGCCATAGACGTCAAGACCAGCAAGAACGCCTGCGTGGCGCTGCTGTGCGCGACCCTGCTGAACGCCGGCCGCACCACCCTGCGCCGGGTCGCCAGGATCGAGGAGGTCTACCGCATCCTCGAAGTCCTCGGCAGCATCGGCGTCCGCACCCGGTGGATCAACGACGGCAACGACCTGGAGATCGTGCCGCCCGCCACGCTCGACCTGGACGCGATGGACACCGAGGCCGCCCGCCGCACCCGCAGCGTGATCATGTTCCTCGGCCCGCTGCTGCACCGCACCGACCGCTTCAGGATCCCCTACGCCGGCGGCTGCGACCTCGGCACCCGTACGGTCCAGCCGCACATGAACGCGCTGCGGCACTTCGGTCTTGACGTCACCGCCACCGACGGCTCCTACCACGCCGAGGTGACCGGCGGGATCGCCCCGCACCGCCCGATCGTGCTGACCGAGCGCGGCGACACCGTGACCGAGAACGCGCTGCTGGCCGCCGCCCGCTACGAGGGCGTCACCGTCATCCGCAACGCCAGCTCCAACTACATGGTCCAGGACCTGTGCTTCTTCCTGGAGGAGCTGGGCGTGCGGGTCGAGGGCATCGGCACCACGACGCTGACCGTGCACGGCGTGGCGGACATCGACCGCGACGTCGACTACGCACCGTCCGAGGACCCGGTCGAGGCGATGAGCCTGCTGGCCGCGGCCGTCGTCACCGAGTCCGAGCTGACCATCCGCCGGGCGCCGATCGAGTTCCTGGAGATCGAGCTCGCGGTGCTTGAGGAGATGGGCCTGGACTTCGAGATCACCCCGGAGTACCGGGCGGACAACGGGCGCACCCGGCTGGTGGACCTCACCGTCCGCCCGTCCAAGCTGCGTTCGCCGATCGACAAGATCCACCCGATGCCCTTCCCCGGCCTGAACATCGACAACGTGCCCTTCTTCGCGGCCATCGCCGCGACCGCGCAGGGCTCGACCCTCATCCACGACTGGGTCTACGACAACCGGGCGATCTACCTCACCGAGCTGACCCGCCTCGGCGCGTCCGTCAAGCTCCTCGACCCGCACCGGATCATGGTCGACGGCCCGACCCGCTGGCGCGCCTCGGAGATGATGTGCCCGCCGGCGCTGCGCCCCGCGGTGGTCGTGCTGCTGGCCATGATGGCGGCCGAGGGCACCTCGGTGCTGCGCAACGTCTACGTCATCAACCGCGGTTACGAGGACCTGGCGGAGCGGCTGAACACGATCGGCGCGCAGATCGAGATCTTCCGGGACATCTGA